A portion of the Panthera tigris isolate Pti1 chromosome E1, P.tigris_Pti1_mat1.1, whole genome shotgun sequence genome contains these proteins:
- the AURKB gene encoding aurora kinase B isoform X2, which yields MAQKENAYPWPYGRQTTQPGLNTLPQRVLRKEPATPSALVLMSRSNTQPTAAPGQKVVENSGGTPNFSMRSFTIDDFEIGRPLGKGKFGNVYLAREKKSHFIVALKVLFKSQIEKEGVEHQLRREIEIQAHLQHPNILRLYNYFYDRRRIYLILEYAPRGELYKELQKSRTFDEQRTATIMEELADALMYCHGKKVIHRDIKPENLLLGLQGELKIADFGWSVHAPSLRRKTMCGTLDYLPPEMIEGRTHNEKVDLWCIGVLCYELLVGNPPFESASHNETYRRIVKVDLKFPPSVPTGAQDLISKLLKHNPSERLPLAQVSAHPWVRAHSRRVLPPSALQSVP from the exons ATGGCCCAGAAGGAGAACGCCTACCCCTGGCCCTACGGCCGGCAGACG ACTCAGCCTGGCCTGAACACCCTGCCCCAGAGGGTCCTCCGGAAGGAGCCTGCCACCCCATCCGCGCTTGTCCTCATGAGCCGCTCCAACACCCAGCCCACAG CCGCCCCCGGCCAGAAGGTGGTAGAGAACAGCGGTGGGACCCCCAACTTCTCCAT GCGATCCTTCACCATCGATGACTTTGAGATTGGGCGTCCTCTGGGCAAAGGCAAGTTTGGCAACGTGTACCTGGCTCGGGAGAAGAAAAGCCATTTCATCGTGGCGCTCAAGGTCCTGTTCAAGTCTCAGATAGAAAAGGAGGGTGTGGAGCACCAGCTTCGCAGGGAGATCGAAATCCAGGCCCATCTGCA gcATCCCAACATCTTGCGTCTCTACAACTATTTCTACGACCGCCGAAGGATCTACTTGATTCTGGAGTATGCCCCCCGGGGCGAGCTCTACAAGGAGCTGCAGAAGAGCCGCACTTTTGACGAGCAGCGAACAGCCACG aTCATGGAGGAGCTGGCAGACGCTCTGATGTACTGCCACGGGAAGAAGGTGATTCACAGAGACATAAAGCCAGAGAATCTGCTCTTGGGGCTCCAGGGAGAGCTGAAGATCGCCGACTTTGGCTGGTCTGTGCATGCCCCCTCCCTGAG GAGGAAGACGATGTGCGGCACCTTGGACTACCTGCCTCCAGAAATGATTGAAGGGCGCACGCACAACGAGAAGGTGGATCTGTGGTGCATCGGGGTCCTTTGCTATGAGCTGCTGGTGGGAAACCCGCCCTTCGAGAGCGCTTCACACAATGAGACCTATCGGCGCATCGTCAAG gTAGACCTCAAGTTCCCCCCATCCGTGCCCACGGGAGCCCAGGACCTCATCTCCAAGCTGCTCAAGCATAACCCCTCCGAACGGCTGCCCTTGGCCCAGGTCTCGGCCCACCCTTGGGTCCGGGCCCACTCTCGGAGGGTGCTGCCTCCCTCCGCCCTTCAGTCTGTCCCGTGA
- the AURKB gene encoding aurora kinase B isoform X1, with the protein MAQKENAYPWPYGRQTTQPGLNTLPQRVLRKEPATPSALVLMSRSNTQPTAAPGQKVVENSGGTPNFSIRRSFTIDDFEIGRPLGKGKFGNVYLAREKKSHFIVALKVLFKSQIEKEGVEHQLRREIEIQAHLQHPNILRLYNYFYDRRRIYLILEYAPRGELYKELQKSRTFDEQRTATIMEELADALMYCHGKKVIHRDIKPENLLLGLQGELKIADFGWSVHAPSLRRKTMCGTLDYLPPEMIEGRTHNEKVDLWCIGVLCYELLVGNPPFESASHNETYRRIVKVDLKFPPSVPTGAQDLISKLLKHNPSERLPLAQVSAHPWVRAHSRRVLPPSALQSVP; encoded by the exons ATGGCCCAGAAGGAGAACGCCTACCCCTGGCCCTACGGCCGGCAGACG ACTCAGCCTGGCCTGAACACCCTGCCCCAGAGGGTCCTCCGGAAGGAGCCTGCCACCCCATCCGCGCTTGTCCTCATGAGCCGCTCCAACACCCAGCCCACAG CCGCCCCCGGCCAGAAGGTGGTAGAGAACAGCGGTGGGACCCCCAACTTCTCCAT CAGGCGATCCTTCACCATCGATGACTTTGAGATTGGGCGTCCTCTGGGCAAAGGCAAGTTTGGCAACGTGTACCTGGCTCGGGAGAAGAAAAGCCATTTCATCGTGGCGCTCAAGGTCCTGTTCAAGTCTCAGATAGAAAAGGAGGGTGTGGAGCACCAGCTTCGCAGGGAGATCGAAATCCAGGCCCATCTGCA gcATCCCAACATCTTGCGTCTCTACAACTATTTCTACGACCGCCGAAGGATCTACTTGATTCTGGAGTATGCCCCCCGGGGCGAGCTCTACAAGGAGCTGCAGAAGAGCCGCACTTTTGACGAGCAGCGAACAGCCACG aTCATGGAGGAGCTGGCAGACGCTCTGATGTACTGCCACGGGAAGAAGGTGATTCACAGAGACATAAAGCCAGAGAATCTGCTCTTGGGGCTCCAGGGAGAGCTGAAGATCGCCGACTTTGGCTGGTCTGTGCATGCCCCCTCCCTGAG GAGGAAGACGATGTGCGGCACCTTGGACTACCTGCCTCCAGAAATGATTGAAGGGCGCACGCACAACGAGAAGGTGGATCTGTGGTGCATCGGGGTCCTTTGCTATGAGCTGCTGGTGGGAAACCCGCCCTTCGAGAGCGCTTCACACAATGAGACCTATCGGCGCATCGTCAAG gTAGACCTCAAGTTCCCCCCATCCGTGCCCACGGGAGCCCAGGACCTCATCTCCAAGCTGCTCAAGCATAACCCCTCCGAACGGCTGCCCTTGGCCCAGGTCTCGGCCCACCCTTGGGTCCGGGCCCACTCTCGGAGGGTGCTGCCTCCCTCCGCCCTTCAGTCTGTCCCGTGA
- the AURKB gene encoding aurora kinase B isoform X3 yields the protein MPPGASSTRSCRRAALLTSSEQPRSGRIMEELADALMYCHGKKVIHRDIKPENLLLGLQGELKIADFGWSVHAPSLRRKTMCGTLDYLPPEMIEGRTHNEKVDLWCIGVLCYELLVGNPPFESASHNETYRRIVKVDLKFPPSVPTGAQDLISKLLKHNPSERLPLAQVSAHPWVRAHSRRVLPPSALQSVP from the exons ATGCCCCCCGGGGCGAGCTCTACAAGGAGCTGCAGAAGAGCCGCACTTTTGACGAGCAGCGAACAGCCACGGTCCGGGCGG aTCATGGAGGAGCTGGCAGACGCTCTGATGTACTGCCACGGGAAGAAGGTGATTCACAGAGACATAAAGCCAGAGAATCTGCTCTTGGGGCTCCAGGGAGAGCTGAAGATCGCCGACTTTGGCTGGTCTGTGCATGCCCCCTCCCTGAG GAGGAAGACGATGTGCGGCACCTTGGACTACCTGCCTCCAGAAATGATTGAAGGGCGCACGCACAACGAGAAGGTGGATCTGTGGTGCATCGGGGTCCTTTGCTATGAGCTGCTGGTGGGAAACCCGCCCTTCGAGAGCGCTTCACACAATGAGACCTATCGGCGCATCGTCAAG gTAGACCTCAAGTTCCCCCCATCCGTGCCCACGGGAGCCCAGGACCTCATCTCCAAGCTGCTCAAGCATAACCCCTCCGAACGGCTGCCCTTGGCCCAGGTCTCGGCCCACCCTTGGGTCCGGGCCCACTCTCGGAGGGTGCTGCCTCCCTCCGCCCTTCAGTCTGTCCCGTGA